The Puntigrus tetrazona isolate hp1 chromosome 4, ASM1883169v1, whole genome shotgun sequence genome includes a window with the following:
- the LOC122343114 gene encoding CD209 antigen-like protein D — MHWGNRKRADNVYENYVKPGRSRREITNRNIQSSELTGNDSVKIRAALVCLVLLCVLLLISVIVLCVTFNQERQQLLTNITNLIQLNENLSKFIQDGWIYYQFGLYYVSNETKNWTESRRYCTERGADLVIIENRQKQDFMKKISNGNDVWIGLTDSEEEGTWKWVDNSTLPSDSEFWKQGEPNGGTDENCAFSGSAGLFDYTCSSIIKWICEKKNIIHIYHFF, encoded by the exons ATGCACTGGGGAAATAGAAAAAGGGCTGATAATGTCTATGAAAATTACGTTAAACCTGGTCGTTCTCGCAGAGAAATCACTAACCGCAACATCCAATCATCTGAACTCACAG GAAATGATTCTGTGAAGATCAGAGCAGCTTTGGTGTGTTtggtgctgctgtgtgttcttCTGCTGATCTCAGTCATAGTGCTGTGTGTCACCTTCAATCAAGAGAGACAACAACTACTAACTAACATTACCAACTTAATTCagctaaatgaaaatttatCAAAGTTTATTCAAG ATGGATGGATTTACTATCAGTTCGGTCTTTACTACGTTTCCAATGAGACGAAGAACTGGACTGAGAGCAGAAGATACTGtacagagagaggagcagatcTAGTGATCATAgagaacagacaaaaacaa GATTTCATGAAGAAAATATCCAATGGAAATGACGTCTGGATTGGTCTGACCGACAGTGAAGAAGAGGGAACATGGAAATGGGTTGATAACAGCACACTGCCCTCTGACTCTGA GTTCTGGAAACAAGGAGAACCTAATGGAGGTACAGATGAGAACTGCGCTTTCAGTGGTTCAGCAGGACTGTTTGATTATACATGTTCTAGTATTATCAAATGGATCTGtgagaagaaaaatataatacacatttaccattttttttaa
- the LOC122342265 gene encoding C-C chemokine receptor type 8-like, translating to MNNSTLNFTASETSTNTTSDSLSLLDYLEVCVYGINFLFGLPTHSYVLRLIVTGTASGVASEFFILNLSVCEIGICLNALVLVLSLWFTSLVPFELFLVGFTMAGRPLFQCLICVERYLAVVHPVTFLKYKPLRYRAICCAVVWIIIFCSCLLCMYFLDSQRRYIHTWLSSLQMMLVISLQLFCLVAVLRALKRSGPGGKTRQKEEENHLKRRAFYIILITTMTTVIMYAPKTVTGFSEILTSDSTKRVWFTGSTCFVLAGFVQPFLHLHRAGKLSFLCFS from the coding sequence ATGAATAACTCTACATTGAACTTCACCGCATCTGAAACATCTACGAACACCACATCTGATTCCCTTTCGCTTCTGGACTAtcttgaagtgtgtgtgtacggTATCAATTTCTTGTTTGGTCTTCCTACACACTCCTATGTTTTACGGCTCATCGTCACGGGAACAGCGAGTGGAGTCGCATCAGAGTTCTTCATCCTCAATCTCTCCGTTTGTGAGATTGGTATCTGTCTCAATGCTTTGGTCTTAGTGCTGTCATTGTGGTTCACAAGTTTGGTACCATTCGAATTGTTTTTAGTTGGATTCACCATGGCTGgccgtcctctgtttcagtgtctgatctgtgtcgAGCGTTACCTGGCCGTGGTTCATCccgtaacctttctgaagtacaaacctctcagatacagagcgATCTGCTGCGCTGTGGTTTGGATTATCATTTTTTGCTCCTGTTTGctctgtatgtattttttagaCTCACAAAGACGATATATACATACGTGGCTTTCATCGTTGCAGATGATGCTGGTCATCTCcctccagttgttttgtctcgtggctgttctcagagctctgaagcggTCAGGACCAGGAgggaaaacaagacagaaagaggaggaaaaccacctgaagagaagagcattttatattattctaataactACCATGACTACTGTTATCATGTATGCCCCAAAAACGGTGACAGGATTCAGTGAAATTTTAACAAGTGACAGTACTAAGAGAGTTTGGTTCACTGGTTcgacttgttttgttttggctgGTTTTGTGCAGCCTTTTCTTCATCTGCACCGTGCTGGAAAACTGTCCTTTCTCTGTTTCTCATAA